The Desulfuromonas versatilis genome has a segment encoding these proteins:
- the rpoC gene encoding DNA-directed RNA polymerase subunit beta' codes for MENIFSLFERPKDPLNFNAIRLSVASPEKIRERSFGEVKKPETINYRTFKPERDGLFCAKIFGPTKDYECNCGKYKRMKHRGIVCEKCGVEVIPSKVRRERLGHIDLACPVAHIWFLKSLPSRISTLVDLTLKEVEKILYFEAYIVLDKGDTPLAKGQVLSEDKYREAMDEYAGQFTAGMGAEAIRELLAAIELEELGEQLRGEMKEAASEAKRKKVSKRLKVVEAFRTSGNRPEWMILETIPVLPPELRPLVPLDGGRFATSDLNDLYRRVINRNNRLKRLMELRAPEVIIRNEKRMLQESVDALFDNGRRGRAITGPNKRPLKSLSDMLKGKGGRFRQNLLGKRVDYSGRSVIVVGPELKLHQCGLPKKMALELFKPFIYNKLEERGYCTTIKSAKKMVEKEKPEVWDVLDEVIKEHPVMLNRAPTLHRLGIQAFEPVLIEGKAIQLHPLVCTAFNADFDGDQMAVHLPLSIESQIEARVLMMSTNNILSPANGKPIIVPSQDMVLGIYYMTRERVFAKGEGKVFANPDEVRMAYDAGAADLQAKIKVRMVTGQGRDPEPVETTVGRVLLREVVPDSIPFEYINRVMTKKQVGDLIDASFRLAGNKDTVILADRLKDTGYKFSTLAGISICLDDMVIPENKQQYIDKAVAEVTEIQQQYTEGLITDGERYNKVIDIWAKCTEDIAQTMLSNLSVDLVVEPGTAEDEKPNAVKVPSFNAIHMMADSGARGSAQQIRQLAGMRGLMAKPSGEIIETPITANFREGLTVLQYFISTHGARKGLADTALKTANSGYLTRRLVDVAQDAIITEADCNTLDGILVSSLTEGGEVIEPLGDRILGRTALEDVLDPVTDEVLVKANQEIDEDLVAKIENAGIEKLRIRSVLTCQSRRGICASCYGRDLARGHMVNLGEAVGVIAAQSIGEPGTQLTMRTFHIGGTASRRAEQTSLEARFDGSMKYINLNTVVDKNGHHVVMNRNGEAAVIDETGRERERYGLVYGARLRIGPEQPVKTGDLLAEWDPYTMPILTEISGQVRFGDVVEGVTMEEQLDEVTGLTRKVIIESKAADRRPRITLKDAEGKTVKLPNGAPARYMLPVGANIVVMEDDMVGAGDILAKIPRETTKTKDITGGLPRVAELFEARKPKEFAVISDIDGTVAFGKDSKGKRKVIVTPEVGEAKEYLIPKGKHISVHEGDYVKAGEALMDGSSNPHDILRVLGEKELAKYLVDEVQEVYRLQGVKINDKHIEVIVRQMLRRVRIKEVGDTKFLLDDQVERWEFEEENQRVLGEGQAPAVGEPLMLGITKASLSTESFISAASFQETTKVLTQAAIEGKIDFLRGLKENVIMGRLIPAGTGVSKYRGAKLLIEEPEEKFEPIEEEIDDSIDLSDSEESTEQASE; via the coding sequence TTGGAAAATATTTTCAGTCTTTTTGAGCGGCCGAAGGATCCCCTGAATTTCAACGCCATCCGGCTCTCCGTCGCTTCGCCGGAGAAGATCCGCGAGCGTTCCTTCGGTGAGGTCAAAAAACCCGAAACCATAAACTACCGCACTTTCAAGCCGGAGCGCGACGGCCTGTTCTGCGCCAAGATCTTCGGCCCCACCAAGGACTACGAGTGCAACTGCGGCAAGTACAAGCGCATGAAGCACCGCGGAATCGTCTGCGAGAAGTGCGGCGTCGAGGTCATCCCCAGCAAGGTGCGCCGCGAGCGCCTGGGGCACATCGACCTGGCCTGCCCGGTGGCCCATATCTGGTTTCTCAAGTCCCTGCCTTCGCGCATTTCCACGCTGGTCGACCTGACCCTGAAGGAGGTTGAGAAAATCCTCTACTTCGAGGCCTATATCGTTCTCGACAAGGGAGACACCCCCCTGGCCAAGGGTCAGGTGCTCAGCGAGGACAAGTACCGCGAGGCGATGGACGAGTACGCCGGCCAGTTCACCGCAGGAATGGGCGCCGAAGCGATCCGCGAACTGCTTGCGGCCATCGAGTTGGAGGAACTCGGCGAGCAGCTGCGCGGCGAGATGAAGGAGGCCGCCAGCGAAGCCAAGCGCAAGAAGGTCTCCAAGCGCCTCAAGGTCGTGGAGGCTTTCCGCACCAGCGGCAACCGCCCCGAGTGGATGATTCTCGAGACCATCCCGGTGCTGCCGCCCGAACTGCGCCCGCTGGTTCCCCTGGACGGCGGCCGCTTCGCCACCAGCGACCTCAACGACCTCTACCGCCGGGTGATCAACCGTAACAACCGGCTCAAGCGCCTGATGGAACTTCGCGCGCCCGAGGTCATCATCCGCAACGAAAAGCGCATGCTGCAGGAGTCGGTGGACGCGCTGTTCGACAACGGCCGGCGCGGCCGGGCCATCACCGGCCCCAACAAGCGCCCGCTGAAGTCGCTCTCCGACATGCTCAAGGGCAAGGGCGGCCGGTTCCGCCAGAACCTGCTCGGCAAGCGCGTCGACTACTCGGGCCGTTCGGTTATCGTCGTCGGCCCCGAGCTTAAGCTGCACCAGTGCGGCCTGCCGAAGAAGATGGCCCTGGAGCTGTTCAAGCCCTTCATCTACAACAAGCTCGAGGAGCGCGGCTACTGCACCACCATCAAGAGCGCCAAGAAGATGGTGGAGAAGGAGAAGCCGGAGGTCTGGGACGTGCTCGACGAGGTCATCAAGGAGCACCCGGTTATGCTCAACCGCGCTCCGACCCTGCACCGTCTCGGCATCCAGGCTTTCGAGCCGGTGCTCATCGAGGGCAAGGCGATTCAGCTGCATCCCCTGGTCTGTACCGCCTTCAACGCCGACTTCGACGGCGACCAGATGGCGGTGCACCTGCCGCTCTCCATCGAGAGCCAGATCGAGGCCCGGGTGCTGATGATGTCCACCAACAACATCCTCTCGCCGGCCAACGGCAAGCCGATCATCGTCCCCTCGCAGGACATGGTCCTGGGGATCTACTACATGACCCGCGAGCGCGTCTTCGCCAAGGGCGAAGGTAAGGTCTTCGCCAACCCTGATGAGGTGCGCATGGCCTATGACGCCGGCGCGGCCGATCTGCAGGCCAAGATCAAGGTGCGCATGGTCACCGGACAGGGGCGCGATCCCGAGCCGGTGGAGACCACCGTGGGCCGTGTTCTGCTGCGCGAGGTGGTTCCCGACTCGATTCCCTTCGAGTACATCAACCGGGTCATGACCAAGAAGCAGGTCGGCGACCTGATCGACGCCAGCTTCCGCCTGGCGGGGAACAAGGACACGGTCATCCTGGCCGACCGGCTCAAGGATACCGGCTACAAGTTCTCGACCCTGGCGGGGATCTCCATCTGTCTCGACGACATGGTCATCCCCGAGAACAAGCAGCAGTACATCGACAAGGCCGTCGCCGAGGTGACCGAGATTCAGCAGCAGTACACCGAGGGTCTGATTACCGACGGGGAACGCTACAACAAGGTCATCGACATCTGGGCCAAGTGTACCGAAGATATCGCCCAGACCATGCTCTCCAACCTCTCGGTGGACCTGGTGGTCGAGCCCGGCACCGCCGAAGACGAGAAGCCCAACGCGGTCAAGGTCCCCTCCTTCAACGCCATTCACATGATGGCCGACTCGGGGGCCCGCGGCAGCGCCCAGCAGATCCGGCAGCTGGCCGGGATGCGCGGTCTGATGGCCAAGCCTTCGGGCGAGATCATCGAGACCCCGATCACCGCCAACTTCCGCGAGGGTCTGACCGTTCTGCAGTACTTCATCTCGACCCACGGTGCCCGTAAGGGTCTGGCCGACACCGCGCTCAAGACCGCCAACTCGGGTTACCTCACCCGGCGCCTGGTGGACGTGGCGCAGGACGCGATCATCACCGAGGCCGACTGCAACACCCTCGACGGCATCCTGGTCTCCTCGCTCACCGAGGGCGGCGAGGTCATCGAGCCGCTGGGCGACCGCATCCTGGGCCGTACCGCCCTCGAGGACGTGCTCGATCCGGTGACTGACGAGGTGCTGGTAAAAGCCAACCAGGAAATCGACGAAGACCTGGTGGCCAAGATCGAGAACGCCGGCATCGAGAAGCTGCGCATCCGTTCGGTGCTCACCTGCCAGAGCCGGCGCGGCATCTGCGCCTCCTGCTACGGGCGCGACCTGGCCCGGGGGCACATGGTCAACCTCGGCGAGGCGGTCGGGGTCATCGCCGCCCAGTCCATCGGTGAGCCGGGTACTCAGCTCACCATGCGTACCTTCCATATCGGCGGTACCGCCTCGCGGCGTGCCGAGCAGACCTCGCTCGAGGCCCGCTTCGACGGTTCGATGAAGTACATCAACCTCAATACCGTAGTCGACAAGAACGGCCACCACGTGGTCATGAACCGCAACGGTGAGGCCGCGGTCATCGACGAGACCGGCCGCGAGCGCGAACGCTACGGCCTGGTCTACGGTGCGCGCCTGCGCATCGGACCCGAGCAGCCGGTCAAGACCGGCGATCTGCTGGCCGAGTGGGACCCCTACACCATGCCCATTCTGACCGAGATCTCCGGTCAGGTCCGCTTCGGCGACGTGGTCGAGGGGGTCACCATGGAGGAGCAGCTCGACGAGGTCACCGGCCTGACCCGGAAGGTCATCATCGAGTCGAAGGCCGCCGACAGGCGTCCGCGGATCACCCTCAAGGACGCCGAGGGCAAGACCGTCAAGCTGCCCAACGGTGCGCCTGCCCGTTACATGCTGCCGGTGGGCGCCAACATCGTGGTCATGGAAGACGACATGGTTGGTGCCGGCGACATCCTCGCCAAGATTCCCCGCGAGACCACCAAGACCAAGGACATCACCGGGGGTCTGCCGCGCGTCGCCGAGCTGTTCGAGGCCCGCAAGCCCAAGGAATTCGCCGTCATCTCCGATATCGACGGGACGGTCGCCTTCGGCAAGGACTCCAAGGGCAAGCGCAAGGTCATCGTCACCCCCGAGGTCGGCGAGGCCAAGGAGTACCTCATTCCCAAGGGCAAGCACATCAGCGTCCACGAAGGCGATTACGTCAAGGCCGGCGAAGCGCTGATGGACGGCTCGAGCAATCCCCACGACATCCTGCGGGTACTTGGCGAGAAGGAGCTGGCCAAATACCTGGTGGACGAGGTGCAGGAGGTCTACCGGCTGCAGGGCGTCAAGATCAACGACAAGCACATCGAGGTCATCGTCCGCCAGATGCTGCGTCGGGTGCGCATC